The following coding sequences lie in one Zingiber officinale cultivar Zhangliang chromosome 2B, Zo_v1.1, whole genome shotgun sequence genomic window:
- the LOC122048285 gene encoding uncharacterized protein Mb2734-like encodes MASTKSFRHLLLLLAVALLSLFRRVIAAARRLLSFVSLRELLLHLSFLHCGLRPVTLDLGYASLHIWGPNPRCASRKPALLLIHGFGGNSKWHWERQIGALSLSFNLYIPDLLFFGRSRSSCADRSVGYQAQCIAEAMCLLGVARYSVMGISYGGFVAFRLAEMEAESVELVAILTAGICMSPEQLRVMSAKEKRDVCELLLPQKADDLRSLVSRSMYRPPPPSASQS; translated from the coding sequence ATGGCATCCACAAAATCCTTTCGCCACCTGCTTCTGCTCCTCGCCGTCgccctcctctccctcttccgcCGAGTTATCGCCGCTGCCCGACGCCTGCTCTCCTTCGTCTCCCTGCGTGAGTTGTTGCTCCACCTCTCCTTCCTCCACTGCGGTCTCCGACCCGTCACGCTCGACCTCGGCTACGCGTCGCTGCACATCTGGGGCCCCAACCCCCGCTGCGCCAGCCGGAAGCCTGCCCTCCTCCTCATTCACGGCTTCGGCGGCAACTCAAAGTGGCATTGGGAGCGCCAGATCGGGGCCCTATCCCTCTCCTTCAATCTCTATATCCCGGACCTCCTCTTCTTCGGCAGATCCCGTTCCTCCTGCGCTGACCGTTCCGTGGGCTACCAAGCGCAGTGCATCGCGGAGGCGATGTGCCTCCTCGGGGTCGCCCGGTACTCCGTGATGGGGATCAGCTACGGCGGGTTCGTGGCATTCCGCCTGGCGGAGATGGAGGCGGAGTCGGTGGAGCTCGTGGCGATTCTCACCGCTGGAATCTGCATGTCACCGGAGCAGTTGAGGGTGATGTCTGCAAAAGAGAAGAGAGACGTGTGCGAGCTGCTGCTGCCGCAGAAGGCAGACGATCTGAGGTCCCTCGTCAGCCGGTCCATGTaccgccccccccccccaagtGCTTCACAAAGTTAA